A single genomic interval of Rosistilla ulvae harbors:
- a CDS encoding dockerin type I domain-containing protein: MSIRKLLGTAVRKQNARKRSAEIRRGVMKRLLRHESLEMRQLLAADLILDFDGGIVSAGQGYDLPSANYDGFDFDSFAGFDTSGGAAGNVHEQVLQTLAGVREDFAPFDVNVFWDNQGVLSALFDAEDTVVMTVAQDHDEIPGEIGTPFGVASNVDLDQSIRDTAYAFFPPHRDDAFNEDAQFQLRELIDTISHEAGHTFGVSHSTESDATQQQIVTTAAQNQQLDSRFSSEDLVHDSPEVGAEYSETARLILNVGAAAVVPNDLHSSQTLPMETTLTANVSASSTTYINGGAIDFAGDRDAFRFTAADSGEYVVRQLPTAGSTLTSYVTIWDGDGDFLAGGPTMTSFTATAGATYYAVAGSTFDRLAGANTPTASDTGAYALVLGSSVTVDGAGNLIYDDADGSRNDDLTIVVDGSNYRISDPTNALLAGPGTTQDGADILVPIADVTGEIRFNTRGGNDSLSVNFNGGNIVRPIVFNGGTQTSATGDVLSIINNTSPATNQTLTYTTADADGNNGNIDLDGTLITYTGLEPINAGDAANTILNLPVGSVNNATLQNSANAGEIEIIDNGATFEDTVIPNPTVSLTVNLGQLGDQLQVETLDADYSASLIINGNVANNDVVQLTNVVLDTGNAGRGLWVTETETLEITGGNISNNTDAIGGGILIDNSTSGTPTTATISGTIISNNTATGGASPVDGGGGIFNRAGGTLNIVAGAMITGNMAINGGASGGGIYNFGTLNVSDSTISGNVANRAGGGIEATAGSMTTLTNVTLENNNAGGAPATPNPGNGGGLNITGNGNATIIGGSVSGNYAAQEGGGLWNGSGTMTVTGGTLISGNVADGNGFDQAGGGIFNNGGTLNVNGGVTIDNNTANNAPGGGGGILSVGGLANVTGTTITNNDNYGIRIVNGSGSITTNTFGGNTTADLVVDGTNGADLFDIDDARVAFGANLVVYDGSVPDLDVRGLDGNDIFNVSPSVDTQIFVDGGNPISPALPGDTLNLNLPNEANVFSDKATPPNISITSTIAGNPTQPVTFASIETMLATPSPASQTVNFFGDNNNGTAQSDNLVIVGRDVDSTAAPIPGAQPEFQPDSDGDNEFQWTFNNSEVYGFRNVSFLNYDSGDEVDTLEISPYADDRPQGWDIDVFYNEGLPAGIDGDQVDLLIYNTSLFGGAVSENIVVKPSGPDNGELIVTNASFGTPIVDIDYVANTDIIINDDDGFANDTDTLTLLGTDGTTPQTSGDETVVVNFTLDGTVGNNIVNVSDTASGTLLYGIRDINNIDVVNFDLGDGNDQITILGREGGGVGADISIDTVNVYGGAGNDTLILDNTDGLSNMPVGISYHGGSGQDQLMLTGPNAVDSSTYQVGPTVDAGTVTHVRDGETQVIHFTGLEPVIDLVPAATLTIVADNAANAITYSQSELNPAWGKVAVDGFEPIHFANKTTLIIQAAGGSDEISLNNPATPNSLTGITVIGGDPTSGSDVAIVSGTVGNDTIDFAPTSDNDAIITGAGLVPITLVMVERTAIDGQGGVDALTYTTPAGSDILEFTPGPGSDGSSGAIEAVRNVGGQLMPLTFSDVYAGAPPALTFADASGNPTDVLSIRGTDVSNRFALTSTGNVTAADALGFLVAPRMATAGVRSLTLQGLDGDDTFIIPGDHPFATLVVEGGNPDGGSDTVEFTASATLANLVTVDLGSNTIGEATFAAVSLVGIEVVNTDAAGHNLDVDTGLGNDHTVVTLTGANAGTLVNNAAAPAVNFSNTATLAIDQQTGDDVLQVRYTSGADTIDVDLPAGMISDGVLETVNFVNANTEAVEVWGGAADDTFNVTSDPNIPVFIDGGDPIGSSAGDTLNLLAGGGAVISEAGPETDEGSLFVAGNQRVSFDHIEALGVIGAIKAYLSGTTDDDEITVVARDGLSGPVQFVNATPGVQDFTTSVNDGLQILWQDTPQLVIDAKAGDDDIVIRAPANNNANWNMIVDVLGGTPAAGPFPKGDRLEFETPSTGTDAIIYTPTAVDGGTLVLDENGTGGYVPGDDTIINIGIIPAPMVGVPIPESGGVETLVYDGEAGDDQLTVVAPAGDDFITHTPGSDPDGGTVSVNSLLALQYSDIGLGGGVAVDGQAGNDTLTVRGTEFVDAISVAGTTGSVSHTLSSGQSRVVINQQNVEGLVVDAWTGDDTIIVAGNHPFTSGVAINGGSPDNGSDVLDFVGSGNAITADLAARSVTEFGFGPVAITGIETVNIAADGAPLTASLTNNDDSLTYRPSGVEAGTFRNEADNTTFNFSEVTGAFTVSALGSVADQVIVEGTNSHDRIVIDSPNRTATVTNAAGIGWKPVVLAADVEQVTATGRLGNDTFLVVPAPTVGGIANGNLQIHVDGGQPGASDALVIATAAGGTLPASDFAINAVGLNPGEGRVRVFRNAIAMPDISYIDVEIVSPNVVVTGGVPQLLVLGPDAYEPNEFRTTATFLGNGDSLNVDNLAIFPNFGEHVGVPADVDYFQIVAQETGTLDVTAYFEVYSPALLPEGGQLGLNVLDSAGNVIGGAGAFGNPDGTANARVRIPVVAGQTYFATVFGAAANGTANAAVVNGYELSITNEAPPVPYDLELNDILQVGTVAALPAPTTTSFTAVIAPANGVLPPTNFDYIGKTVEFTSGPNIGRTAVITSFNSGTSLFGVAAGLIAAPTTADTFVIETTDTGRSQLDNVTRDNTPIITFRLDDDILLRDLPGDSVAGNPADEIIAIPFNGSQTAGVGAAAVANAGFRVAVFIEGSPQQPGTAPQTPIGYARQLPGTPGVYIFDFGRDVIPGGAALALTDGSHFINAKVEMIDPSIDAFANDTAFGGRSASLEIVVDTNGPTFFFGDPAITGDGLHPDSDSGDPGLPATFNDGITNDLTPTFWGHAEADAIVKAYVDVDFSGTLTPADVLIGQTVASPLDGTNQEPFGRWQLTSTVNMNDPTRLGALPVDGLRTILITAEDPAGNQNPGGAVVQTLDIFIDTAGPQVTNVFITGSPDYNLFTLKPNNVNQGPTPAVNGLTIDLQDFPARTAAFLYAAVSNVPPLAPIVLTGDHSGIIPITNVSFTSDPLVPGSIATGFISLTFAEPLPDDRFTLTLKDNIIDPAGNALDGENNAAEPVGTPFFPTGDLIPGGDFIARFTVDSRPEVATWSQGLVYADINGNFVWDPEGQDNDATNRDFVYNFGNITDAYFVGNFAGVGAPSASGFDKVGSYGAWNGVYQFFLDTDDDGVQDFVSNMPAAYQVNGIPVAGDFNAAHPGDEIGLFDGQNWYLDVNGNNRIDVGEKFATTLRGLPVVGDFNGDGADELATYNNDTGLFQFDLNRDHTTINDTLTYGFSGFNERPVSGDFNLDGADDIAMWVPGREGQLPKEAGEFHFLISDNLPAVPLVTTLPSTVFDPFSPAPLGNDRIAQFGDDFALPLLGNFDPPVSVDGGGPTALGSLTNELNPYDTNADGFVTPLDVLHVINALNRGKTSQVSQPLRAFASLGGYYLDVSRDGNITPLDALQIINALSKFGNGAGEAPLDDDWSAAVDGVFTDQEEDDEDDDLLDLLSLERALDR, from the coding sequence GTGAGCATTCGCAAGCTATTGGGCACAGCGGTCCGAAAACAAAACGCACGTAAGAGATCCGCGGAAATCCGCCGCGGGGTGATGAAGCGATTGCTGAGACATGAGTCGTTGGAGATGCGACAGCTGTTGGCGGCCGATCTGATCCTCGATTTCGATGGCGGGATCGTGAGTGCAGGACAGGGGTATGACCTGCCTTCGGCGAACTACGACGGATTTGACTTCGATTCGTTTGCCGGATTTGATACCAGCGGAGGTGCTGCTGGGAATGTTCATGAACAGGTCTTGCAGACTCTCGCTGGTGTACGCGAAGACTTTGCGCCGTTTGATGTGAATGTGTTTTGGGATAATCAAGGCGTCCTGTCGGCGTTGTTCGATGCGGAGGATACCGTTGTGATGACGGTAGCCCAGGACCACGATGAGATTCCTGGAGAGATCGGTACGCCGTTTGGCGTCGCTTCAAACGTCGACCTCGATCAATCGATTCGAGATACCGCCTACGCATTCTTCCCGCCGCATCGAGACGACGCGTTCAACGAAGACGCACAATTTCAGTTGCGTGAGCTGATCGATACGATCAGCCATGAAGCGGGTCACACTTTTGGGGTTTCGCATTCGACCGAAAGCGATGCTACGCAACAGCAGATCGTGACGACGGCGGCGCAGAACCAGCAGCTCGATAGTCGTTTCTCAAGTGAAGACTTGGTGCACGACAGTCCCGAGGTGGGTGCGGAGTACAGTGAGACGGCACGATTGATCTTGAACGTTGGCGCCGCGGCGGTTGTTCCCAACGACCTGCATAGTTCGCAGACGCTTCCGATGGAGACGACGCTCACTGCGAATGTTTCCGCGAGTTCCACGACCTACATCAACGGCGGCGCGATCGACTTTGCGGGGGACCGAGACGCGTTCCGGTTTACCGCGGCTGATAGTGGCGAGTATGTAGTACGCCAGTTGCCAACCGCTGGTTCCACCTTGACCTCTTACGTAACGATCTGGGATGGCGATGGCGACTTTCTCGCCGGCGGTCCGACGATGACCAGCTTCACGGCTACCGCGGGGGCGACCTATTATGCAGTCGCTGGCAGCACGTTTGATCGTCTGGCGGGGGCGAACACTCCCACGGCGAGCGACACCGGCGCATACGCTTTGGTTTTAGGATCTAGCGTGACTGTCGACGGGGCGGGGAATCTGATCTACGACGATGCCGATGGCAGCCGCAACGATGATCTGACGATCGTCGTCGATGGCAGCAACTATCGAATCAGCGACCCGACAAACGCATTACTCGCGGGACCGGGTACGACGCAGGACGGTGCGGACATCTTGGTCCCGATCGCCGACGTGACAGGAGAAATCCGTTTCAACACCCGTGGCGGTAACGATTCGCTCAGCGTGAATTTCAACGGCGGTAACATCGTCCGCCCGATCGTCTTCAATGGCGGCACGCAGACCTCGGCGACGGGCGATGTGTTGTCGATCATTAACAATACGTCCCCTGCGACGAACCAAACGCTTACCTATACAACTGCCGATGCCGACGGGAACAACGGCAATATCGATCTCGATGGAACGCTGATCACCTATACCGGCTTGGAACCGATCAATGCGGGAGACGCCGCAAACACGATCCTGAACCTGCCCGTTGGTAGCGTCAACAATGCAACGCTGCAAAACAGTGCCAACGCCGGTGAGATCGAGATCATCGACAACGGGGCGACTTTCGAAGATACCGTCATACCCAACCCAACGGTTTCGCTGACGGTAAACCTTGGCCAACTGGGCGATCAGTTGCAGGTGGAGACTCTCGATGCAGATTATTCCGCATCGCTGATCATCAACGGAAACGTAGCCAATAACGACGTCGTTCAATTGACCAACGTGGTTCTGGACACGGGGAACGCGGGGCGTGGTTTGTGGGTTACCGAGACCGAGACTCTGGAAATTACAGGGGGCAACATTTCGAATAACACCGACGCGATCGGCGGTGGAATTCTGATCGACAACTCGACCAGCGGTACGCCGACAACGGCAACCATCAGCGGCACGATTATTTCGAACAACACAGCGACCGGCGGCGCGTCGCCTGTCGATGGTGGTGGCGGAATCTTTAACCGTGCCGGTGGGACGCTAAATATCGTCGCTGGGGCGATGATCACTGGCAATATGGCGATCAATGGAGGGGCCAGCGGCGGCGGAATCTATAACTTTGGTACCCTGAACGTTTCGGATTCGACGATCAGTGGGAATGTTGCCAATCGAGCGGGGGGCGGTATTGAAGCGACCGCTGGATCGATGACGACGTTGACAAACGTCACGCTCGAAAACAACAACGCGGGGGGCGCACCGGCGACTCCCAACCCTGGAAACGGCGGCGGCCTGAACATCACCGGCAACGGGAACGCCACGATTATCGGCGGCAGCGTCAGTGGAAACTACGCAGCCCAGGAGGGAGGCGGACTGTGGAACGGCAGTGGAACGATGACCGTCACCGGTGGCACCTTGATCTCGGGCAACGTCGCTGACGGGAACGGGTTCGATCAGGCCGGGGGAGGCATCTTCAACAATGGCGGTACGTTAAACGTCAATGGCGGCGTGACGATCGACAACAACACAGCAAACAACGCCCCCGGCGGCGGCGGTGGAATCTTGAGCGTTGGCGGGCTGGCGAACGTGACCGGCACTACGATCACCAACAACGACAACTACGGCATTCGGATCGTCAACGGTTCGGGGAGCATCACCACAAATACCTTTGGCGGAAACACAACCGCCGACCTGGTCGTCGATGGAACCAACGGGGCCGATCTATTCGACATCGATGACGCACGTGTCGCCTTTGGCGCCAATCTCGTCGTTTACGATGGATCGGTTCCGGACCTCGATGTGCGCGGGCTCGATGGTAACGACATTTTTAACGTCTCTCCGAGTGTCGACACGCAGATCTTTGTCGACGGCGGGAATCCGATCAGCCCCGCGTTGCCCGGCGATACGCTGAACCTGAACCTTCCCAACGAAGCGAATGTGTTCAGCGACAAAGCGACGCCGCCCAACATTTCGATTACATCGACGATCGCCGGCAATCCGACCCAACCGGTGACTTTCGCTTCGATCGAAACGATGCTCGCCACGCCGAGCCCCGCAAGCCAAACTGTCAATTTCTTTGGCGATAATAACAACGGAACCGCTCAAAGCGACAACCTTGTCATCGTGGGACGCGACGTCGATTCTACGGCTGCCCCGATTCCTGGCGCTCAACCCGAGTTCCAGCCCGATTCCGATGGCGACAACGAATTCCAATGGACGTTTAACAACAGCGAAGTCTATGGATTCCGCAATGTTTCGTTTCTGAACTACGACAGCGGCGATGAGGTCGACACGCTTGAGATCTCGCCTTACGCCGACGATCGTCCGCAAGGCTGGGATATCGACGTCTTCTACAATGAAGGCCTACCGGCTGGGATCGATGGCGATCAGGTCGACCTACTGATCTACAACACCTCGCTGTTTGGTGGCGCGGTCAGCGAAAACATCGTCGTGAAACCGAGCGGCCCGGATAATGGCGAGTTGATCGTCACCAACGCCAGCTTTGGGACACCGATCGTCGACATCGACTATGTGGCGAACACCGACATCATCATCAATGATGACGACGGATTCGCCAACGACACCGATACCTTGACGCTGCTGGGAACCGACGGGACGACGCCACAGACCAGCGGCGACGAAACCGTCGTCGTCAACTTCACGCTCGACGGGACGGTCGGCAACAACATCGTCAACGTTTCCGATACGGCAAGCGGCACGCTGTTGTACGGGATCCGCGACATCAACAATATCGACGTCGTCAACTTTGACCTGGGCGACGGCAATGATCAGATCACGATTCTGGGCCGAGAAGGAGGCGGTGTTGGTGCCGATATCAGCATCGACACGGTCAACGTGTATGGCGGTGCTGGCAATGACACGTTAATCCTCGACAATACCGATGGGCTCAGCAACATGCCCGTCGGGATCAGCTATCACGGCGGTTCGGGCCAAGATCAGTTGATGCTGACGGGTCCCAACGCTGTCGATTCGTCGACTTACCAAGTTGGCCCCACCGTCGACGCGGGAACGGTGACGCATGTTCGGGACGGCGAAACACAAGTGATTCACTTCACCGGTCTCGAACCGGTGATCGACCTAGTCCCCGCCGCGACCTTGACGATCGTCGCCGACAACGCAGCCAATGCGATCACCTACAGCCAGAGCGAATTGAATCCGGCATGGGGCAAGGTCGCCGTCGATGGCTTTGAACCGATTCACTTTGCCAACAAGACAACGCTGATCATTCAGGCGGCTGGCGGCAGCGACGAGATCAGTCTCAACAATCCGGCCACGCCGAACAGCTTGACCGGAATCACCGTGATCGGCGGCGACCCGACCTCCGGAAGCGACGTCGCGATTGTCAGTGGCACCGTCGGAAATGACACGATCGATTTTGCTCCGACCTCCGATAACGACGCGATCATCACGGGAGCCGGCTTGGTTCCGATCACGCTGGTGATGGTTGAACGGACAGCAATCGACGGGCAGGGTGGTGTGGACGCACTGACGTACACAACCCCAGCTGGGAGCGACATTCTCGAATTCACTCCCGGACCTGGCAGCGACGGTTCGTCCGGTGCGATCGAAGCGGTTCGCAACGTCGGTGGACAATTGATGCCTTTGACGTTCAGCGATGTTTATGCTGGCGCCCCACCAGCACTTACTTTCGCCGATGCCTCCGGCAATCCGACCGATGTGCTTTCGATTCGGGGCACCGATGTCAGCAACAGGTTCGCATTGACATCGACCGGCAACGTCACGGCAGCCGATGCGCTCGGCTTTTTGGTCGCCCCACGGATGGCAACTGCTGGCGTTCGATCGCTGACGCTGCAGGGGCTCGACGGCGATGACACGTTCATCATCCCGGGCGATCATCCGTTTGCAACTCTGGTTGTCGAAGGAGGGAATCCCGACGGAGGCAGCGATACCGTTGAGTTCACCGCATCGGCGACGCTCGCAAATTTAGTCACCGTCGATCTCGGCTCCAATACGATCGGCGAAGCGACCTTCGCGGCTGTCAGTTTAGTTGGCATCGAGGTAGTGAATACCGACGCCGCGGGACACAACTTGGACGTCGATACGGGACTCGGAAACGATCACACTGTGGTCACGCTCACGGGTGCCAATGCGGGAACTCTGGTCAATAACGCCGCGGCACCGGCGGTGAACTTCAGCAACACGGCGACGCTTGCGATCGATCAGCAAACCGGCGACGACGTTCTGCAAGTTCGTTACACCAGCGGTGCCGACACGATCGATGTCGATCTGCCCGCCGGGATGATCTCCGATGGCGTGTTGGAGACAGTCAACTTTGTTAATGCCAACACCGAAGCGGTCGAGGTTTGGGGCGGTGCTGCAGACGATACGTTTAACGTAACTTCCGATCCGAACATTCCGGTATTCATCGATGGCGGCGATCCGATTGGTAGTTCCGCTGGCGACACGCTGAACCTGTTGGCTGGCGGTGGAGCGGTGATCTCCGAAGCCGGCCCAGAGACCGACGAGGGGAGCCTGTTTGTCGCAGGCAACCAGCGCGTCAGCTTTGACCACATCGAAGCTTTGGGCGTGATCGGCGCGATCAAAGCCTATCTCTCCGGGACAACCGACGACGATGAAATCACCGTGGTCGCGCGGGATGGTTTGTCGGGGCCTGTGCAATTTGTCAACGCGACGCCCGGCGTGCAAGACTTTACCACCAGCGTCAACGATGGCTTGCAGATCCTCTGGCAAGACACGCCGCAATTGGTGATCGATGCCAAAGCCGGGGACGACGATATCGTGATCCGGGCCCCGGCGAACAACAACGCCAACTGGAACATGATCGTCGATGTCTTGGGAGGCACACCGGCGGCGGGGCCTTTCCCCAAGGGAGATCGCTTGGAATTCGAAACTCCGTCGACCGGCACCGATGCCATCATCTATACGCCGACCGCCGTCGATGGCGGGACGCTGGTGTTGGACGAAAATGGTACCGGCGGCTACGTTCCTGGCGATGACACGATCATCAATATCGGTATCATTCCAGCACCGATGGTTGGCGTACCGATTCCGGAATCTGGCGGTGTCGAAACGCTGGTCTATGACGGCGAAGCGGGCGATGATCAATTGACTGTCGTTGCGCCGGCTGGCGACGACTTCATTACCCACACGCCCGGCAGCGATCCCGATGGCGGGACCGTGTCGGTCAACAGTCTGTTAGCCCTGCAGTATTCCGACATCGGGCTCGGTGGTGGCGTAGCGGTGGATGGCCAAGCGGGCAACGACACGTTGACGGTTCGCGGAACCGAGTTTGTCGACGCGATCAGCGTTGCCGGGACAACAGGCAGCGTAAGCCACACGCTCTCCAGCGGTCAGTCGCGAGTTGTTATCAATCAGCAGAACGTCGAAGGTTTAGTCGTCGACGCGTGGACTGGCGACGATACGATTATCGTCGCCGGAAACCATCCCTTCACATCGGGCGTCGCGATCAACGGTGGCAGCCCCGACAACGGCAGCGATGTTCTCGATTTCGTTGGCTCGGGCAACGCGATCACCGCCGACCTTGCTGCGCGTTCCGTCACCGAGTTTGGGTTTGGACCGGTTGCAATCACCGGTATCGAGACGGTCAACATCGCCGCTGACGGGGCGCCGTTGACGGCTAGTCTGACGAACAACGACGACTCGCTGACCTATCGCCCCAGCGGCGTGGAAGCCGGTACGTTCCGGAACGAAGCCGACAACACAACGTTTAACTTCAGCGAAGTGACCGGCGCGTTTACCGTTAGCGCGTTGGGGAGCGTTGCCGACCAGGTGATCGTCGAAGGAACGAACAGCCATGATCGGATCGTTATCGATTCGCCGAACCGGACCGCGACGGTGACCAATGCCGCCGGAATCGGATGGAAGCCCGTCGTTTTGGCGGCCGATGTCGAGCAAGTGACCGCGACGGGACGACTTGGCAACGACACCTTCCTCGTTGTCCCCGCCCCAACGGTTGGCGGTATCGCCAACGGAAACCTGCAGATCCATGTCGATGGTGGCCAGCCGGGGGCAAGCGATGCGTTGGTGATCGCAACAGCTGCCGGTGGCACGTTGCCGGCCAGCGATTTCGCAATCAACGCGGTTGGGCTGAATCCCGGTGAGGGACGGGTACGTGTCTTCCGCAACGCGATCGCGATGCCCGACATCAGCTACATCGATGTCGAAATCGTCTCGCCCAATGTCGTCGTCACTGGCGGCGTTCCGCAGCTGTTGGTTCTGGGCCCGGATGCTTATGAACCGAATGAGTTCCGCACGACGGCCACGTTCCTGGGCAATGGCGATTCGTTGAACGTCGACAATCTGGCGATCTTCCCGAACTTCGGCGAGCACGTTGGAGTTCCCGCCGACGTCGACTACTTCCAGATCGTCGCTCAGGAGACGGGGACCCTGGATGTCACCGCCTACTTTGAAGTCTACAGCCCCGCGTTGCTGCCCGAAGGCGGGCAGCTCGGCTTGAACGTGCTCGATTCGGCTGGCAATGTGATCGGCGGTGCGGGAGCGTTCGGAAACCCTGATGGCACAGCGAACGCGCGAGTCCGAATCCCCGTGGTAGCAGGGCAAACCTACTTCGCCACGGTCTTCGGGGCCGCGGCAAACGGAACCGCGAATGCTGCTGTCGTCAACGGATATGAACTGAGTATCACGAACGAAGCGCCGCCGGTTCCGTACGACTTGGAACTCAACGACATCTTGCAAGTTGGAACCGTTGCAGCGCTCCCCGCGCCAACAACGACCAGCTTCACCGCCGTGATCGCGCCGGCCAACGGTGTGCTTCCGCCGACCAATTTCGACTACATCGGCAAGACCGTCGAATTCACAAGCGGCCCCAACATCGGACGGACCGCGGTGATCACTTCGTTTAACAGTGGAACGAGTTTATTCGGCGTCGCTGCGGGATTAATCGCCGCGCCGACCACGGCCGATACGTTTGTCATCGAAACAACCGATACCGGACGTTCGCAACTGGACAATGTGACGCGGGACAACACTCCGATCATCACTTTCCGGTTGGACGACGACATCCTGCTCCGCGATTTGCCCGGCGATTCGGTGGCCGGCAATCCAGCTGACGAGATCATCGCGATTCCGTTTAACGGCTCGCAAACTGCAGGCGTGGGAGCGGCCGCGGTCGCAAACGCTGGCTTCCGAGTCGCCGTCTTTATCGAAGGCAGTCCGCAACAACCGGGGACCGCACCGCAAACTCCAATCGGTTACGCGAGGCAATTGCCCGGTACGCCCGGCGTTTACATCTTCGATTTCGGTCGCGACGTGATACCTGGCGGCGCCGCGTTGGCGCTGACCGATGGCAGCCACTTCATCAACGCAAAAGTCGAGATGATCGATCCGTCGATCGACGCGTTTGCTAATGACACTGCGTTTGGCGGCCGCAGCGCTTCGTTGGAGATTGTCGTCGATACCAACGGTCCGACGTTCTTCTTTGGCGACCCGGCTATCACAGGCGATGGGCTGCATCCCGACAGCGATTCGGGAGATCCGGGGCTGCCCGCGACATTCAACGATGGGATCACCAACGACCTGACGCCGACTTTCTGGGGACATGCCGAAGCCGATGCGATCGTCAAAGCGTACGTCGACGTCGACTTCAGCGGCACGCTGACCCCCGCGGATGTTCTGATCGGGCAAACCGTTGCCAGTCCGTTGGACGGAACGAATCAGGAACCGTTTGGTCGCTGGCAGCTAACGTCGACCGTCAACATGAACGATCCAACGCGGTTGGGTGCGTTGCCAGTCGACGGTCTGCGAACGATCTTGATCACCGCCGAAGACCCCGCCGGAAATCAGAACCCCGGCGGCGCGGTGGTTCAGACGCTCGATATCTTTATCGATACCGCGGGCCCGCAAGTGACAAACGTCTTCATCACCGGTTCGCCCGATTACAACCTGTTCACGTTGAAGCCGAACAATGTCAATCAGGGGCCGACGCCGGCGGTCAATGGACTGACGATCGACCTGCAAGATTTCCCAGCTCGTACCGCAGCCTTCCTGTACGCGGCGGTATCAAACGTTCCGCCGCTGGCACCGATCGTGTTGACAGGCGATCACTCGGGAATCATCCCGATCACCAACGTCTCCTTTACGTCGGATCCGTTGGTTCCGGGCAGCATCGCCACTGGATTCATCAGCCTGACGTTTGCCGAACCGTTGCCCGACGATCGCTTTACGCTGACGCTGAAGGACAACATCATCGATCCGGCGGGGAACGCGTTGGATGGTGAAAACAACGCAGCCGAACCGGTTGGCACTCCCTTCTTCCCGACGGGCGATTTGATTCCTGGCGGCGACTTTATCGCTCGCTTTACCGTCGACAGCCGCCCCGAAGTCGCGACCTGGTCGCAGGGCTTGGTCTACGCCGATATCAACGGCAACTTCGTCTGGGATCCCGAGGGGCAGGACAACGACGCCACCAACCGCGATTTTGTCTACAACTTCGGCAACATCACCGACGCCTACTTCGTCGGCAATTTTGCTGGCGTCGGCGCCCCGTCGGCGAGTGGTTTCGATAAAGTTGGTTCCTACGGAGCCTGGAACGGCGTCTACCAATTCTTCTTGGATACCGACGACGATGGCGTGCAGGATTTCGTCAGCAACATGCCCGCCGCCTATCAAGTGAACGGAATTCCGGTTGCCGGCGACTTTAATGCAGCCCATCCCGGCGACGAGATCGGCCTATTCGACGGGCAAAACTGGTACCTCGATGTCAACGGCAACAACCGCATCGACGTGGGTGAAAAGTTTGCGACCACCCTGCGAGGTCTTCCCGTTGTCGGCGACTTCAACGGCGACGGCGCCGACGAACTCGCAACCTACAACAACGACACCGGCCTCTTCCAGTTCGACTTGAATCGCGATCACACGACGATCAACGACACGTTGACCTACGGCTTCAGTGGCTTCAACGAGCGTCCGGTGTCTGGTGACTTTAATCTCGACGGTGCCGATGACATCGCGATGTGGGTGCCAGGTCGCGAGGGTCAGCTGCCAAAAGAAGCGGGCGAGTTCCACTTCCTGATCTCCGACAATCTCCCCGCGGTGCCGTTGGTGACAACGCTACCGAGCACGGTCTTCGATCCGTTCAGCCCTGCCCCGCTGGGGAACGACCGGATCGCGCAGTTTGGCGACGACTTCGCCTTGCCGCTCCTGGGCAACTTCGATCCGCCCGTCTCGGTTGACGGCGGCGGACCGACAGCCCTGGGGTCGTTGACGAACGAATTGAATCCGTACGACACGAACGCCGATGGATTTGTGACTCCTTTGGACGTGTTGCATGTGATCAACGCACTCAATCGTGGCAAGACGAGTCAGGTGAGCCAACCGCTTCGCGCGTTCGCGTCGCTAGGTGGCTATTATTTGGACGTATCACGAGACGGAAACATCACTCCGTTGGACGCGTTGCAAATCATCAACGCCCTGTCGAAATTCGGTAATGGAGCTGGTGAAGCGCCGCTCGACGACGACTGGTCGGCAGCGGTGGACGGCGTCTTCACGGATCAGGAAGAGGACGACGAGGATGACGACCTGTTGGATCTCTTGTCACTCGAGCGTGCGTTGGACCGATAG